One Nocardioidaceae bacterium SCSIO 66511 genomic window carries:
- a CDS encoding ABC transporter ATP-binding protein: MGVAVQVEGLTKSFGNQLIWGDVTLTLPPGEISVILGPSGTGKSVFLKSLIGLLKPDRGSITIEGTDVASCKEKDLYEIRKLFGVLFQDGAMFGSMNLYDNVAFPLREHTKKSESDIRQIVMEKMEMVGLIGAEDKLPGEISGGMRKRAGIARGLVLDPEIVLFDEPDSGLDPVRTALISQLIIDLNAQIDATFLIVTHDINTARTVPDNIGMLYHQHLAMFGHREMLLSSDQPAVRQFLNAQKAGPIGMTEEKDQDELAQEAQYEMPPLPPIPMQVMPSDGRPRRGQRPPGEWCRENGVTPPPGSFRQDMSMAPGGAA; the protein is encoded by the coding sequence GTGGGCGTTGCAGTGCAGGTGGAAGGGCTGACGAAGTCCTTCGGCAACCAGCTCATCTGGGGCGATGTCACCCTCACGCTGCCACCCGGCGAGATCTCGGTGATCCTCGGGCCGTCCGGTACCGGCAAGTCCGTCTTCCTGAAGAGCCTGATCGGCCTCCTCAAGCCCGACCGTGGCTCCATCACCATCGAGGGCACCGACGTAGCGAGCTGCAAGGAGAAGGATCTCTACGAGATCCGCAAGCTCTTCGGCGTGCTGTTCCAGGACGGCGCGATGTTCGGCTCGATGAACCTCTACGACAACGTCGCGTTCCCGCTGCGTGAGCACACCAAGAAGTCCGAGTCCGACATCCGTCAGATCGTGATGGAGAAGATGGAGATGGTCGGACTCATCGGCGCCGAGGACAAACTGCCCGGTGAGATCTCCGGCGGTATGCGCAAGCGTGCCGGCATCGCCCGCGGCCTCGTACTCGATCCCGAGATCGTGCTCTTCGACGAGCCCGACTCCGGCCTCGACCCCGTACGTACCGCCCTGATCAGCCAGCTGATCATCGACCTCAACGCGCAGATCGACGCGACGTTCCTGATCGTCACCCACGACATCAACACCGCGCGTACCGTCCCCGACAACATCGGCATGCTCTATCACCAGCACCTTGCGATGTTCGGGCACCGCGAGATGCTCCTGTCCAGCGACCAGCCGGCCGTACGCCAGTTCCTGAATGCGCAGAAGGCCGGCCCGATCGGCATGACCGAGGAGAAGGACCAGGACGAGCTAGCCCAGGAGGCGCAATACGAGATGCCTCCGCTGCCGCCGATCCCGATGCAGGTGATGCCGTCCGACGGGCGCCCGCGTCGGGGGCAGCGCCCGCCCGGCGAGTGGTGCCGCGAGAACGGCGTCACCCCGCCCCCCGGATCATTCCGCCAGGACATGTCCATGGCCCCCGGCGGTGCTGCGTGA
- a CDS encoding carboxymuconolactone decarboxylase family protein — protein MLTNLAQENPVLDFPRHTTETASEPARRRLGAIEGAFGYLPAAVSLMANSPETVEAFSAANAQFERASLDPVSREVVVMTIATRYDCHVCIAMHSARLEALDASPALIAALRDRTPLRDEKYEALRTFTLAAMDGHGVVEDSVVERFRQAGYDERNALEVVLAIGTYTLSAFANRMTAAPLDDQVSA, from the coding sequence ATGTTGACCAATCTAGCCCAGGAGAATCCAGTGCTCGACTTCCCACGCCATACGACCGAAACCGCATCGGAGCCCGCACGGCGCCGGCTGGGCGCCATCGAGGGCGCGTTCGGATACCTGCCCGCGGCCGTTTCGCTGATGGCCAACTCTCCGGAGACGGTCGAGGCCTTCTCGGCCGCCAACGCGCAGTTCGAGCGGGCCAGCCTCGACCCGGTCTCGCGGGAGGTCGTCGTGATGACGATCGCGACCCGCTACGACTGCCACGTCTGTATTGCCATGCACTCGGCGAGACTCGAGGCGCTCGACGCGTCGCCGGCACTCATCGCAGCGTTACGCGACCGTACTCCGCTGCGAGATGAGAAGTACGAAGCGCTGCGTACCTTCACGCTCGCGGCGATGGACGGTCACGGCGTCGTCGAGGACTCGGTGGTGGAGCGCTTCCGACAGGCCGGTTACGACGAGCGGAACGCGCTCGAGGTCGTACTCGCGATCGGTACATACACGCTCAGCGCGTTCGCGAACCGGATGACCGCGGCTCCCTTGGACGATCAGGTATCCGCGTAA
- a CDS encoding MarR family winged helix-turn-helix transcriptional regulator, with protein sequence MPTENPASPGYELPLLLFGGFRTLIDELHAELRDQGHAELRPVHGFAMQAIGLDGATASEVGRRLGVTKQAAGKTIDGLERLGYVTRTADEHDARRKVVVLTDAGIDVLRRSAAIFDDLRARWVRTLGEGRVDALEADLRKVVGPHAYRLDAPAWFGA encoded by the coding sequence ATGCCAACTGAGAATCCTGCGTCGCCCGGATACGAACTACCGCTGCTGTTGTTCGGCGGCTTTCGTACGCTGATCGACGAGCTGCACGCCGAACTCCGCGATCAGGGCCATGCCGAGCTGCGACCCGTACACGGGTTCGCGATGCAGGCGATCGGCCTCGACGGCGCCACCGCGAGCGAGGTCGGCCGACGGCTCGGCGTCACCAAACAGGCCGCCGGCAAGACGATCGACGGCCTCGAACGACTCGGCTATGTCACCCGCACCGCAGATGAACACGATGCGCGCCGCAAGGTTGTCGTACTCACCGACGCCGGCATCGACGTGCTGCGGCGGTCCGCAGCGATCTTCGACGATCTACGCGCCCGCTGGGTGCGTACGCTCGGCGAAGGTCGGGTCGATGCGCTCGAAGCCGATCTGCGCAAGGTGGTCGGTCCGCACGCGTACCGGCTCGATGCGCCCGCGTGGTTCGGTGCTTGA
- the secE gene encoding preprotein translocase subunit SecE, with protein MSDTRASTPSGKRGGRTSPATFYRQVVAELRKVVWPTQNQVVTYFFVVLVFVLVMMAIVAGLDFGFGKAMFAVFA; from the coding sequence GTGAGCGATACACGCGCCTCGACCCCGAGCGGGAAACGCGGCGGACGTACGTCCCCGGCCACGTTCTACCGACAGGTCGTTGCCGAGCTTCGCAAGGTCGTCTGGCCGACGCAGAACCAGGTCGTGACGTACTTCTTCGTCGTGCTCGTCTTCGTACTCGTGATGATGGCGATCGTCGCCGGGCTGGACTTCGGGTTCGGCAAGGCGATGTTCGCGGTGTTCGCCTGA
- the rplA gene encoding 50S ribosomal protein L1: MAQRSKSYNSIAKKIDKDALYSPLEAVKLAKESGNLTKFDATVDVSMRLGVDPRKADQMVRGTVNLPNGTGKTSRVLVFATGANAEAAREAGADHVGDDDMVEKVNGGWLDFDAVVATPDMMGKVGRLGRVLGPRGLMPNPKTGTVTTDVSKAVGDIKGGKIEFRVDRHANLHFIIGKSSFSEQQLAENYAAALDEVLRLKPASSKGRYLRKVTLSTTMGPGIPVDPNRTRAVTEDD; the protein is encoded by the coding sequence GTGGCACAGCGCAGCAAGTCGTACAACTCGATCGCCAAGAAGATCGACAAGGACGCTCTCTACAGCCCGCTCGAGGCGGTCAAACTCGCGAAGGAGTCGGGCAACCTCACCAAGTTCGACGCGACCGTCGACGTCTCCATGCGTCTCGGCGTCGACCCGCGTAAGGCCGACCAGATGGTGCGCGGCACCGTCAACCTTCCCAACGGCACCGGCAAGACCTCCAGGGTCCTGGTCTTCGCTACCGGAGCCAATGCGGAAGCCGCTCGCGAGGCGGGCGCCGATCACGTCGGCGACGACGACATGGTCGAGAAGGTCAACGGCGGTTGGCTCGACTTCGACGCCGTCGTGGCGACGCCCGACATGATGGGCAAGGTCGGCCGCCTCGGCCGCGTACTCGGCCCCCGCGGCCTGATGCCCAACCCGAAGACCGGCACCGTCACCACCGACGTGAGCAAGGCCGTCGGCGACATCAAGGGCGGCAAGATCGAGTTCCGCGTCGACAGGCACGCCAACCTGCACTTCATCATCGGCAAGTCGTCGTTCTCCGAGCAGCAGCTCGCCGAGAACTACGCCGCCGCACTCGATGAGGTGCTGCGGCTCAAGCCCGCCAGTTCGAAGGGTCGTTACCTTCGCAAGGTGACGCTCTCGACGACGATGGGCCCGGGCATCCCGGTCGACCCGAACCGCACCCGTGCGGTCACCGAGGACGACTGA
- a CDS encoding LppX_LprAFG lipoprotein, whose translation MKVRKTLVALSAAAALSLTACGNAEDAADGTSSGGDDSSAAQASGALTEDTFASSVSDAQSKAKTAHFEMSIEASGFDMSGSGDMAMDPESDDPKDSKMSMSMEMPMVGDLEMRLVDGVMYLNMGSYTQGKFAEFNLDDESNPMGASLEQVDPNAMVEQLAGSLKDFEKTDETEQIDGVEATKYKLTMDGSSMNTMMDSPGGMGGTTGDLPESVIAYVWIGDDDLLRKLTMDIDEGTVPMGMEMTFTKWGESVEIEAPSDGDVIDGSELDFSTSM comes from the coding sequence ATGAAGGTACGTAAGACTCTGGTCGCGCTCTCGGCGGCCGCCGCGCTTTCGCTGACCGCTTGCGGCAACGCCGAAGACGCGGCCGACGGCACCTCGTCGGGCGGTGACGACTCCTCGGCAGCGCAGGCGTCGGGCGCCTTGACCGAAGACACCTTCGCGTCGTCGGTCTCCGATGCGCAGAGCAAGGCCAAGACTGCCCACTTCGAGATGAGCATCGAGGCGTCCGGCTTCGATATGAGCGGCTCGGGCGATATGGCGATGGATCCCGAGTCCGATGACCCGAAGGACTCCAAGATGTCGATGAGCATGGAGATGCCGATGGTCGGCGACCTCGAGATGCGCCTCGTCGACGGAGTCATGTATCTGAACATGGGTTCGTACACCCAAGGCAAGTTCGCCGAGTTCAACCTGGACGACGAGAGCAACCCGATGGGCGCGTCGCTCGAGCAGGTCGACCCGAACGCCATGGTCGAGCAGCTCGCGGGCTCGTTGAAGGATTTCGAGAAGACCGACGAGACCGAGCAGATCGACGGCGTCGAGGCGACCAAGTACAAGCTCACGATGGACGGGTCCAGTATGAACACCATGATGGACTCCCCGGGTGGCATGGGCGGTACGACCGGCGATCTGCCGGAGAGCGTCATCGCGTACGTCTGGATCGGCGACGACGACCTGCTCCGCAAGTTGACGATGGACATCGACGAGGGCACCGTGCCGATGGGCATGGAGATGACGTTCACCAAGTGGGGCGAGTCCGTCGAGATCGAGGCTCCGTCCGACGGTGATGTCATCGACGGCTCGGAGCTCGACTTCTCGACCTCGATGTGA
- a CDS encoding ABC transporter permease: MADLRTIYQRPLGSVDNLGHQLAFYIRALIWVPRVLVRYPKEILRLLTEVTFGTGGLAIIGGTIGVITAMSFFTGTEVGLQGFTALDQLGTSAFTGFISAYFNTREIAPLVAGIALAATVGCGYTAQLGAMRISEEVDALEVMAIPSLPYLVTTRVIAGLAAIIPLYIVGLLASYFATRFVVTVAYGQSPGTYDHYFDLFLPPGDVLWSFFKVLIFAVVVIMIHCFYGYYATGGPAGVGVAVGHAVRTSIVAINVVDLLLSMAIWGTTTTVRLAG; the protein is encoded by the coding sequence ATGGCAGATCTACGTACCATCTACCAGCGCCCACTCGGTAGCGTCGACAACCTCGGCCATCAGCTCGCGTTCTACATCCGTGCCCTGATCTGGGTACCGCGCGTGCTCGTGCGCTACCCGAAGGAGATCCTCCGGCTGCTGACCGAGGTCACGTTCGGCACCGGCGGCCTCGCGATCATCGGCGGCACGATCGGCGTCATCACCGCGATGTCGTTCTTCACCGGCACCGAGGTCGGGCTACAGGGCTTCACCGCGCTCGACCAGCTCGGCACGTCCGCGTTCACCGGGTTCATCTCGGCGTACTTCAACACCCGTGAGATCGCGCCGCTGGTCGCAGGCATCGCGCTCGCCGCGACGGTCGGCTGCGGCTACACCGCCCAGCTCGGCGCGATGCGGATCAGCGAGGAGGTCGACGCCCTCGAGGTGATGGCGATCCCGTCGCTGCCGTACCTCGTCACAACCCGGGTCATCGCCGGCCTCGCGGCGATCATCCCGCTCTACATCGTGGGTCTGCTCGCCTCGTACTTCGCGACGAGATTCGTGGTCACGGTCGCGTACGGGCAGAGTCCGGGTACGTACGACCACTATTTCGACCTGTTCTTACCACCCGGCGATGTGTTGTGGTCCTTCTTCAAGGTCCTGATATTCGCCGTCGTGGTGATCATGATCCACTGCTTCTACGGCTACTACGCGACCGGTGGCCCGGCCGGCGTCGGTGTCGCCGTCGGCCACGCTGTTCGTACCTCGATCGTTGCGATCAACGTCGTCGACCTGCTGCTGTCGATGGCGATCTGGGGTACGACGACGACGGTTCGATTGGCGGGTTAG
- the rplL gene encoding 50S ribosomal protein L7/L12, protein MAKLSTDELLDTFKEMTLLELSEFVKQFEDTFDVTAAAPVAAVAAAPAAGGAAADDGAAEQDEFDVILEAAGDKKIQVIKEVRGLTSLGLKEAKELVEGAPKPIVEKVNKEAADKAKEALEGAGATVSVK, encoded by the coding sequence ATGGCGAAGTTGAGCACCGACGAGCTGCTGGACACGTTCAAGGAGATGACCCTCCTCGAGCTCAGCGAGTTCGTGAAGCAGTTCGAGGACACCTTCGACGTCACCGCCGCCGCGCCTGTCGCGGCCGTTGCCGCAGCCCCCGCCGCGGGCGGCGCGGCAGCCGATGACGGCGCAGCCGAGCAGGACGAGTTCGACGTCATCCTCGAGGCCGCCGGCGATAAGAAGATCCAGGTCATCAAGGAGGTTCGCGGACTCACCAGCCTCGGCCTCAAGGAGGCCAAGGAGCTCGTCGAGGGCGCGCCGAAGCCGATCGTAGAGAAGGTCAACAAGGAAGCCGCTGACAAGGCCAAGGAGGCGCTCGAGGGCGCCGGCGCCACCGTCAGCGTCAAGTGA
- a CDS encoding pyridoxal phosphate-dependent aminotransferase, translating to MTSSASSAAPSTARRVSARIGGITESATLAVDTKAKALKAAGRPVIGFGAGEPDFPTPDYIVDAAAAACHDPVNHRYSAAGGLPALKDAIVAKTARDSGYQIDAAQVLVTNGGKQAVYETFATLLDPGDEVLLPTPYWTTYPESIKLAGGVAVDVVADETQDYLVTVEQLEAARTDRTKVLLFCSPSNPTGAVYPREQVEAIGRWAVEHGLWVVTDEIYEHLTYDGVESVSMPVVVPELADTCVVLNGVAKTYAMTGWRVGWSIGPRDVIKAATSLQSHATSNVANVSQRAAIAALTGDLSAVDEMRNAFDRRRRTIVEMLNAIDGFECPTPTGAFYAYPSVKGALGRPVGDVTPTTSVELAAAILDQVEVAVVPGEAFGTPGYLRLSYALSDDDLVEGVSRIQKLLGTA from the coding sequence ATGACTTCGTCGGCTTCCTCCGCAGCCCCCTCCACCGCGCGCCGGGTCTCCGCTCGCATCGGCGGCATCACCGAATCCGCGACGCTCGCCGTCGACACCAAGGCCAAGGCGCTCAAGGCCGCCGGCCGCCCCGTGATCGGATTCGGCGCCGGTGAGCCCGACTTCCCGACGCCCGACTACATCGTCGACGCCGCGGCAGCCGCGTGCCACGACCCCGTGAACCACCGCTACTCCGCCGCCGGCGGCCTGCCCGCTCTCAAGGACGCGATCGTGGCCAAGACCGCGCGCGACTCGGGGTACCAGATCGACGCCGCCCAGGTGCTGGTGACCAACGGCGGCAAGCAGGCCGTGTACGAGACGTTCGCGACGCTGCTCGACCCGGGCGACGAGGTGCTGCTGCCGACTCCGTACTGGACGACCTACCCCGAGTCGATCAAGCTGGCCGGGGGTGTCGCCGTCGACGTCGTCGCCGATGAGACCCAGGACTACCTGGTGACCGTCGAGCAGCTGGAGGCGGCGCGCACCGACCGTACGAAGGTCCTGCTGTTCTGCTCGCCGTCGAACCCGACCGGCGCGGTCTACCCCCGCGAACAGGTCGAGGCGATCGGACGCTGGGCGGTCGAGCACGGTCTGTGGGTCGTCACCGACGAGATCTACGAGCACCTCACCTACGACGGCGTCGAGTCGGTCTCGATGCCGGTCGTCGTGCCCGAACTCGCCGATACGTGTGTCGTGCTCAACGGCGTCGCCAAGACGTACGCGATGACCGGCTGGCGAGTCGGATGGTCGATCGGTCCGCGCGATGTGATCAAGGCGGCGACCAGCCTGCAGTCGCATGCGACCTCCAACGTCGCGAACGTCTCGCAGCGCGCCGCGATCGCGGCCCTCACCGGCGATCTGTCGGCCGTCGACGAGATGCGCAACGCGTTTGACCGACGCCGCCGCACCATCGTCGAGATGCTGAACGCGATCGACGGCTTCGAGTGCCCGACACCGACCGGTGCGTTCTACGCGTACCCGTCCGTGAAGGGCGCCCTGGGTCGCCCGGTCGGCGATGTCACACCGACGACGTCGGTCGAGCTCGCGGCCGCGATCCTCGACCAGGTCGAGGTCGCCGTCGTACCCGGCGAGGCATTCGGCACGCCCGGCTATCTGCGGCTTTCGTACGCCTTGTCCGACGACGATCTGGTCGAGGGTGTCTCGCGGATCCAGAAGCTGCTCGGCACGGCCTGA
- the nusG gene encoding transcription termination/antitermination protein NusG — MSQSYNEPELDQALEDVAPEGDSDLEQDIEVDEVEIGLDAALEATETAGEAGAEAYDPAADAAADAGDADTADTVADPAADALVEDAAGEPEAAVEAAADEAEAADDDGSTTAPDPLEDFRQELRSKPGDWFVVHTYSGMENRVKTNLENRVTSLNMEDFIFEVVVPTEEVAEIKNGQRKMVKRTVLPGYVLVRMDLNDESWGAVRHTPSVTGFVGHSHQPVPLSLAEVENMLAPTIEPEAEPEEAAAPAQQAKTPKVEFTDFSVGDSVMVVDGPFATLHATITEINVDAARVKALVEIFGRETPVELSFSQIQRV, encoded by the coding sequence GTGTCCCAGTCGTACAACGAGCCTGAGCTCGATCAGGCGCTCGAGGACGTCGCTCCCGAGGGTGACTCCGACCTCGAGCAGGACATCGAGGTCGACGAGGTCGAGATCGGGCTGGACGCTGCCCTCGAGGCGACCGAGACCGCGGGCGAGGCCGGTGCCGAGGCGTACGACCCGGCCGCCGATGCGGCTGCGGACGCAGGTGACGCCGACACCGCCGACACCGTCGCCGACCCGGCCGCCGACGCGCTGGTCGAGGATGCGGCCGGCGAGCCCGAGGCTGCGGTTGAGGCAGCGGCCGACGAGGCCGAGGCCGCCGATGACGACGGGTCGACGACAGCGCCCGATCCGCTCGAGGACTTCCGCCAGGAGCTGCGCAGCAAGCCCGGCGACTGGTTCGTCGTCCACACGTACTCCGGCATGGAGAACCGCGTGAAGACGAACCTCGAGAACCGCGTCACCTCCCTGAACATGGAGGACTTCATCTTCGAGGTCGTCGTACCGACCGAGGAGGTCGCCGAGATCAAGAACGGCCAGCGAAAGATGGTCAAGCGCACCGTTCTGCCCGGCTACGTTCTCGTCCGGATGGACCTCAACGACGAGTCGTGGGGCGCGGTACGCCACACGCCGTCGGTCACGGGGTTCGTCGGGCACTCGCATCAGCCGGTGCCGTTGAGCCTCGCTGAGGTGGAGAACATGCTCGCTCCGACCATCGAGCCGGAGGCCGAGCCCGAGGAGGCAGCGGCGCCCGCGCAGCAGGCCAAGACGCCGAAGGTCGAGTTCACCGACTTCTCGGTCGGCGACTCGGTCATGGTCGTCGACGGCCCGTTCGCCACGCTGCATGCCACGATCACCGAGATCAACGTCGACGCCGCCAGGGTCAAGGCCCTGGTGGAGATCTTCGGCCGGGAGACGCCGGTCGAGCTCAGCTTCTCCCAGATCCAGCGGGTCTGA
- a CDS encoding ABC transporter permease, which yields MAGTLTTLARPIGVAGSLFAFGLDVIVSIFRRPFQLREFLNQAWFIASVTIFPTALVAIPFGAVIALQTGSLISQFGAQSFTGSAAVIAIVRNAGPIATALMVAGAGGSAIAADLGARKIREELDAMQVLGIDPIQRLVVPRVLACMLVAVFLNGLVSIVGVMGGYAFNVILQGGTPGAYLASFTALAQLPDLWQGMAKALVFGLVAAIVAAYKGMNAKGGPKGVGDAVNEAVVVTFMLLFVINFFMSAMYFQIVPEKAI from the coding sequence ATGGCCGGGACACTCACGACGCTCGCCCGACCCATCGGGGTGGCGGGCAGCCTTTTTGCGTTCGGGCTCGACGTCATCGTCTCGATCTTTCGGCGCCCGTTTCAGCTGCGGGAGTTCCTGAACCAAGCCTGGTTCATCGCGTCGGTCACGATCTTCCCGACCGCACTCGTCGCGATCCCGTTCGGTGCGGTGATCGCACTGCAGACGGGTTCGCTGATCAGCCAGTTCGGCGCCCAGTCGTTCACGGGTTCGGCGGCGGTGATCGCGATCGTACGAAATGCCGGCCCGATCGCAACGGCTCTGATGGTCGCCGGTGCGGGCGGATCCGCGATCGCGGCCGACCTCGGCGCGCGCAAGATCCGCGAGGAGCTCGACGCCATGCAGGTGTTGGGCATCGACCCGATCCAGCGCCTCGTCGTGCCGCGGGTGCTCGCCTGCATGCTGGTCGCGGTGTTCCTGAACGGCCTCGTCAGCATCGTCGGCGTGATGGGCGGGTACGCCTTCAACGTCATCTTGCAGGGCGGTACGCCCGGCGCGTACCTCGCCTCGTTCACAGCACTGGCGCAGTTACCAGACCTGTGGCAGGGCATGGCCAAGGCGCTCGTCTTCGGTCTGGTGGCCGCGATCGTCGCCGCCTACAAGGGCATGAACGCGAAGGGCGGGCCAAAGGGTGTCGGCGACGCGGTGAACGAAGCCGTGGTCGTCACGTTCATGCTGTTGTTCGTCATCAACTTCTTCATGAGCGCCATGTACTTCCAGATCGTGCCAGAGAAGGCGATATAG
- a CDS encoding adenosine deaminase: MRPVATLPKAHLHLHFTGSMRHPTLVELAERDGIPLPSALVDDWPPQLSAADEKGWFRFQRLYDVARSVLRTEADVRRLLRESAEEDRADGSVWMEIQVDPSGYAGLFGGVTAFTDLVLDAAREAERTVGIGIGVIIAANRTKHPLDARTLARLAAQYAGRGVIGFGLSNDERRGTTSDFERAFAIARRAGLASLPHGGELRGPANIDACLTYLHADRLGHGVRSIEDPRLLDRIVHDGIPLEVCPASNVALGVYDTYQEVPVRELVAAGAQLGLSADDPLLFGSRLAAQYSILRAAQGFSDEELADLARMSLRSSRAPSDIVEAGLKGIDEWLSTPP, encoded by the coding sequence TTGCGACCGGTAGCCACCCTCCCGAAGGCTCACCTGCACCTGCACTTCACCGGCTCGATGCGTCATCCGACGCTGGTGGAGCTCGCGGAGCGCGACGGCATTCCGCTGCCCAGCGCGCTCGTCGACGACTGGCCGCCGCAGCTCAGTGCCGCCGACGAGAAGGGTTGGTTCCGGTTCCAGCGGTTGTACGACGTAGCGCGGTCGGTACTCCGCACCGAGGCAGACGTACGCCGTCTGCTGCGTGAGTCGGCCGAGGAGGACCGCGCAGACGGATCGGTGTGGATGGAGATCCAGGTCGACCCGTCGGGGTACGCCGGCCTCTTCGGTGGCGTCACGGCGTTCACCGACCTGGTGCTCGACGCGGCCCGCGAGGCAGAGCGCACTGTCGGGATCGGCATCGGGGTGATCATCGCCGCGAACCGTACGAAGCATCCGCTCGACGCGCGCACGCTGGCGCGACTCGCGGCACAGTACGCGGGTCGCGGCGTGATCGGCTTCGGCCTGTCGAACGACGAACGCCGGGGCACGACGTCGGACTTCGAGCGGGCCTTCGCCATCGCTCGACGGGCCGGCCTGGCGAGCCTGCCGCACGGTGGCGAGCTACGCGGCCCCGCGAACATCGACGCCTGCCTGACGTACCTGCACGCCGACCGGCTCGGCCACGGCGTACGCAGCATCGAAGACCCCCGCCTGCTCGATCGGATCGTCCACGACGGCATACCCCTCGAGGTCTGCCCCGCCTCGAACGTCGCCCTCGGCGTGTACGACACGTACCAGGAGGTGCCCGTACGCGAGCTCGTCGCGGCGGGCGCCCAGCTCGGCCTCAGCGCCGATGACCCGCTGTTGTTCGGCTCGCGGCTCGCCGCGCAGTACTCGATCCTGCGCGCGGCACAGGGTTTCTCCGATGAGGAGCTGGCCGACCTGGCTCGTATGTCGCTGCGTTCGTCGCGGGCGCCGAGTGACATCGTCGAGGCCGGACTCAAGGGCATCGACGAATGGCTGAGCACGCCGCCCTGA
- the rplJ gene encoding 50S ribosomal protein L10 yields the protein MARQDKAAAVAELADEFRNSNGAVLTEYRGLTVKQLQDLRRSLGEDVSYAVVKNTLTKIAAREAGVDAFDDLLVGPSAIAFIKGDPVEAAKGLRDFAKANEPLVIKGGVLDGKSLDADEIKKLADLESREVLLAKLAGGMKASLSQAAALFNAPLAQAARAVGALQTKAESDPSVIGGAGEATSEEPAPAPAEDAAESQD from the coding sequence ATGGCGCGCCAGGACAAGGCAGCCGCGGTCGCCGAGCTTGCGGACGAGTTCCGTAACAGCAACGGTGCCGTGCTGACCGAGTACCGCGGTCTCACCGTCAAGCAGCTGCAGGATCTGCGCCGCTCGCTCGGTGAGGACGTCAGCTACGCCGTGGTGAAGAACACCCTGACCAAGATCGCGGCCCGCGAAGCCGGCGTCGATGCATTCGACGACCTGCTGGTCGGCCCCTCGGCCATCGCCTTCATCAAGGGCGACCCGGTCGAGGCCGCGAAGGGTCTGCGTGACTTCGCCAAGGCGAACGAACCTCTCGTGATCAAGGGCGGCGTGCTCGACGGCAAGTCGCTCGACGCCGACGAGATCAAGAAGCTGGCCGACCTCGAGTCGCGCGAGGTCCTCCTCGCCAAGCTCGCGGGCGGCATGAAGGCCAGCCTCAGCCAGGCAGCCGCGCTCTTCAACGCCCCGTTGGCCCAGGCGGCCCGCGCGGTCGGAGCGCTGCAGACCAAGGCCGAGTCCGACCCGTCCGTGATCGGCGGCGCCGGCGAGGCCACGTCCGAGGAGCCGGCTCCTGCGCCCGCAGAGGACGCAGCCGAGTCCCAGGACTGA
- the rplK gene encoding 50S ribosomal protein L11 gives MPPKKKIAALVKVQLQAGSATPAPPVGTALGPHGVNIMEFCKAYNAQTESMRGNVVPVEITIYEDRSFDFITKTPPAAELIKKAAGLSKGSAIPHKDKVGKLSRDQVREIANTKLPDLNANDVDGAMKIVEGTARSMGVTVDG, from the coding sequence ATGCCCCCCAAGAAGAAGATCGCCGCGCTGGTCAAGGTGCAGCTCCAGGCCGGCTCGGCCACGCCTGCGCCGCCGGTCGGCACCGCGCTCGGCCCGCACGGCGTCAACATCATGGAGTTCTGCAAGGCGTACAACGCCCAGACAGAGTCCATGCGCGGCAACGTCGTCCCCGTCGAGATCACGATCTACGAGGACCGCTCGTTCGACTTCATCACCAAGACGCCGCCGGCGGCCGAGCTGATCAAGAAGGCAGCCGGGCTCTCCAAGGGATCGGCGATCCCGCACAAGGACAAGGTCGGCAAGCTCAGCCGCGACCAGGTCCGCGAGATCGCGAACACCAAGCTCCCCGACCTGAACGCCAACGACGTCGACGGCGCGATGAAGATCGTCGAAGGCACCGCCCGCTCCATGGGCGTCACCGTCGACGGCTGA